Proteins encoded together in one Gigantopelta aegis isolate Gae_Host chromosome 8, Gae_host_genome, whole genome shotgun sequence window:
- the LOC121378189 gene encoding uncharacterized protein LOC121378189, translated as MARSILSHVCSNRGNEIHVLFDTYVPSSLKESERRLRGADDRPFVISGPEQAPKQSCQKLLQNGIFKDQLAKCLLKEWQEDHYGPILDKKTLVVSHGGNCSRFIFSDLNSKMNVENPGHLQGKHEEADTLLAFHASNVDGNVMVRASDTDVLVILLGMIGRRMKSNMSSNWIIMDCGSGNNRRYIDVSCIAAALEAKQDGLAAAMPGLHAFTGCNYTAAFYRKVKPLEILEKDAEGTFIEFFDSMTSREEPNQMKAEEFVCSLYGVKDVKDVNEARYAKLLLMTGKINQENPLASVKKIDCTLLPPCARTLCNKTKRAHFVSIVWGHADSSHPDQGLDPLNYGWKDKNGCYVPDWFSGPAVPDYLFLKGNVSERAVDLGNDQPDLAAEFDDVHDASSELPWSDDSESETEM; from the exons atggccagaaGTATATTGTCACATGTATGCTCCAATCGTGGAAATGAAATACACGTGTTGTTCGATACATATGTACCTTCAAGCTTGAAAGAAAGTGAGAGAAGACTGCGTGGAGCCGATGATCGTCCATTTGTTATCAGTGGTCCGGAGCAAGCACCCAAACAGAGCTGCCAGAAGTTGCTAcaaaatgggatttttaaagaTCAGTTGGCAAAGTGTCTTCTCAAAGAATGGCAAGAAGACCACTATGGACCAATTCTAGATAAGAAGACACTTGTAGTATCACATGGAGGTAACTGTTCTCGCTTCATCTTCAGTGACCTCAACTCCAAGATGAACGTTGAGAATCCGGGCCATCTTCAGGGTAAACACGAGGAAGCTGACACTCTCCTTGCTTTCCATGCATCAAATGTAGATGGAAATGTTATGGTCAGAGCATCAGATACGGATGTTTTGGTGATCCTACTTGGAATGATAGGAAGGCGCATGAAAAGTAATATGTCATCAAACTGGATTATCATGGACTGTGGATCAGGTAATAATCGCCGATATATTGATGTTAGCTGCATTGCCGCTGCTTTAGAAGCCAAACAAGATGGATTAGCAGCTGCAATGCCAGGGCTCCACGCATTTACAGGATGCAACTATACGGCTGCATTTTACAGAAAAGTGAAGCCACTAGAAATATTAGAAAAGGACGCAGAAGGAACATTCATAGAATTCTTCGACAGTATGACTTCCAGAGAGGAACCAAATCAGATGAAAGCAGAAGAGTTTGTGTGCTCGCTGTATGGTGTGAAGGACGTGAAGGATGTAAATGAGGCCAGATATGCCAAACTACTTCTGATGACTGGAAAAATAAATCAG gaaAACCCATTGGCCAGTGTCAAAAAGATTGACTGCACGTTACTCCCACCTTGTGCAAGGACTCTgtgcaataaaacaaaacggGCGCACTTCGTTAGCATTGTGTGGGGCCATGCCGATTCATCACATCCAGATCAGGGTTTGGATCCACTGAACTACGGCTGGAAAGATAAAAATGGTTGCTACGTTCCTGACTGGTTCTCAGGACCTGCCGTACCCGATTACCTTTTCCTCAAAGGAAATGTCAGTGAAAGGGCTGTGGATCTTGGAAATGATCAGCCAGATCTTGCCGCAGAGTTTGATGATGTCCATGATGCCAGCTCTGAGTTACCCTGGAGTGATGACTCAGAAAGCGAAACGGAGATGTAG